In Candidatus Eisenbacteria bacterium, the genomic window GATGGAGCTCGCGACGAGCGTCTTGCCGGCTCCGGTTCCCCCGGCGATTCCGATGAGGACACAGCGGCGCGTGCGGTCGGCCATCATCGCCGGACCGCCTCTTCCGACACGCGGCCGGGCGCGGGCGCGAGCTCCGCGGGGTCGACGGCGGCGATGTAGGGGAGATGCCGGAATCGCTCGGCATAGTCCAGGCCGTAGCCCACGAGGAACCGGTCGGGCACCTCGAAGCCCACGTAGTCGAGCGGCACCTCGCGCTCCCGGCGCTCGCGCTTGTCGAGCAGCGTCGCGATCTTCAGGGAGCGCGGTCCGCGCGCGAGGAGCGATTCGCGCAGGAAGTGGAGCGTGTGCCCGCTGTCCACGATGTCTTCGACCAGGATCACGTCGCGTCCCCGGACCTCGCTCTCGAGGTCCTTGAGAAGCCGTGGCGCGCGGCTCGACTCGCTGGACGATCCGTACGACGTGACGCTCACGAAGTCGATCTCGTGGGGGATCGGAACGGAACGCATGAGGTCTGCCACGAAGAAGATGCAGCCGTTCAGGACGCCGACGAGGAGCGGTACGCCCTCCGGATGGTCCCGCGCGATCTGCTTTCCCAGCTCCGCGATGCGTCGCTGAATCTCGGCCGTACCGATCAGCACTTCCATGGCTTGGGCGGTCCTCGGGTGAGGGTACGGAAGGGCACTCTACCACCCGTCTTCGAGGGGT contains:
- the hpt gene encoding hypoxanthine phosphoribosyltransferase, translating into MEVLIGTAEIQRRIAELGKQIARDHPEGVPLLVGVLNGCIFFVADLMRSVPIPHEIDFVSVTSYGSSSESSRAPRLLKDLESEVRGRDVILVEDIVDSGHTLHFLRESLLARGPRSLKIATLLDKRERREREVPLDYVGFEVPDRFLVGYGLDYAERFRHLPYIAAVDPAELAPAPGRVSEEAVRR